In Prunus persica cultivar Lovell unplaced genomic scaffold, Prunus_persica_NCBIv2 scaffold_20, whole genome shotgun sequence, the genomic stretch GCCACCCTTGCCACAAAACTTGGCTGGGAACGTTGTTAGTAATTTAATAGTCATCGCTACAGCATCGTTAATAAAAGGTCAAGAAGAGAGTGATGATGAGACGATAGATCTAAAAGACTTGGTTGCCAAACTCAGGAAAGGGTTTGAGCAACAGAAAGAAACTTATTCTACAAAACAACCATTTGATTCTAATAAGGCATGGCAAAGAGTTCAAGAATATAGAAAGTTGAGAAGGAATGTTGACATGGACCATTTAAGCTGTGCAAGTTGGTGCAGGTTTGCTTTTTATGAAGCTGATTTCGGATGGGGAAAACCGGCATGGGTGAGCATTCCTAGTATTCCACTTAAGGATGTGGTTATTTTGATTGATAAAAGAGATGGCAAGGGAATAGAAGCATTATTGACTGTGAGTGAAGAAATCATGGAGCATTTTGAAAGCAACCCGGAGCTACTTAAATATGCTTCCGTAAATCCAAGGGTCATGTAGCACTACGTGGAAAAAGtaataaa encodes the following:
- the LOC109946379 gene encoding BAHD acyltransferase At5g47980-like, giving the protein MAIGLKMSHKIVDGTTCGSFISCWAKTALDDGDNDQVPSVIPKFDAASYFPPLDFSNSSQLSSAKLVGISKHKYITKRFVFDASKIATLQSYLASPSPAHAPTRVLAVLALIWKCAMEASSKSSNIALGSRPSSLRLTMDLRRRFEPPLPQNLAGNVVSNLIVIATASLIKGQEESDDETIDLKDLVAKLRKGFEQQKETYSTKQPFDSNKAWQRVQEYRKLRRNVDMDHLSCASWCRFAFYEADFGWGKPAWVSIPSIPLKDVVILIDKRDGKGIEALLTVSEEIMEHFESNPELLKYASVNPRVM